A stretch of Eriocheir sinensis breed Jianghai 21 chromosome 68, ASM2467909v1, whole genome shotgun sequence DNA encodes these proteins:
- the LOC126988294 gene encoding uncharacterized transmembrane protein DDB_G0289901-like — protein MLRITPSRRGRRVSLQQCPQRGHAGTSRRRSSGNTDGSGAEVAGTADGSGAEVAGTADGSGAEVAGSTDGSGAEVAGSTDGSGAEVAGSTDGSGAEVAGSTDGSGAEVAGSTDGSGAEVAGSTDGSGAEVAGSTDGSGAEVAGNTDGSGAEVAGNTDGSGAEVAGNTDGSGAEVAGTADGSGAEVAGSTDGSGAEVAGNTDGSGAEVAGTADGSGAEVAGSTDGSGAEVAGSTDGSGAEVAGSTDGSGAEVAGNTDGSGAEVAGNTDGSRAEVHGRVRAEVAGSTDGSGAEVAGSTDGSGAEVAGSTDGSGAEVAGTADGAGAVVAGSSDGAEVASSTDGSGAEVAGSTDGSGADVAGNTDGSGAEVAGNTDGSGAEVAGKTDGSGAEVDGNSDGSGAEVAGSTDGSGAEVAGTADGSGAEVAGSTDGSGAEVAGTADGSGAEVAGSTDGSGAEVAGTADGSGAEVAGSTDGSGAEVAGTADGSGAEVAGSTDGSGAEVAGTADGSGAEVAGTADGSGAEVAGTARVKEDWQCMNPSAVFARLPVYTEPLDGDQGRFQPSHHLFPKA, from the exons ATGCTGAGGATAACACCGTCCCGCAGAGGAAGGCGAGTGTCCCTCCAGCAGTGTCCTCAGCGGGGCCATGCGGGGACCTCGCGTCGCAG ATCGTCCGGCaacacggacgggtccggggctgAAGTGGCCGGCACCGCGGACGGGTCCGGGGCTGAAGTGGCCGGCACCGCGGACGGGTCCGGGGCTGAAGTGGCCGGcagcacggacgggtccggggctgAAGTGGCCGGcagcacggacgggtccggggctgAAGTGGCCGGcagcacggacgggtccggggctgAAGTGGCCGGcagcacggacgggtccggggctgAAGTGGCCGGcagcacggacgggtccggggctgAAGTGGCCGGcagcacggacgggtccggggctgAAGTGGCCGGcagcacggacgggtccggggctgAAGTGGCCGGCaacacggacgggtccggggctgAAGTGGCCGGCaacacggacgggtccggggctgAAGTGGCCGGCaacacggacgggtccggggctgAAGTGGCCGGCACCGCGGACGGGTCCGGGGCTGAAGTGGCCGGcagcacggacgggtccggggctgAAGTGGCCGGCaacacggacgggtccggggctgAAGTGGCCGGCACCGCGGACGGGTCCGGGGCTGAAGTGGCCGGcagcacggacgggtccggggctgAAGTGGCCGGcagcacggacgggtccggggctgAAGTGGCCGGcagcacggacgggtccggggctgAAGTGGCCGGCaacacggacgggtccggggctgAAGTGGCCGGCAACACGGACGGGTCCAGGGCTGAAGTG CACGGACGGGTCAGGGCTGAAGTGGCCGGcagcacggacgggtccggggctgAAGTGGCCGGcagcacggacgggtccggggctgAAGTGGCCGGcagcacggacgggtccggggctgAAGTGGCCGGCACCGCGGACGGGGCCGGGGCTGTCGTGGCCGGCAGCTCGGACGG GGCTGAAGTGGCCAGcagcacggacgggtccggggctgAAGTGGCCGGcagcacggacgggtccggggctgACGTGGCCGGCaacacggacgggtccggggctgAAGTGGCCGGCaacacggacgggtccggggctgAAGTGGCAGGCAAAACGGACGGGTCCGGGGCGGAAGTGGACGGAAACTCGGACGGGTCCGGGGCTGAAGTGGCCGGcagcacggacgggtccggggctgAAGTGGCCGGCACCGCGGACGGGTCCGGGGCTGAAGTGGCCGGcagcacggacgggtccggggctgAAGTGGCCGGCACCGCGGACGGGTCCGGGGCTGAAGTGGCCGGcagcacggacgggtccggggctgAAGTAGCCGGCACCGCGGACGGGTCCGGGGCTGAAGTGGCCGGCAGCACAGACGGGTCCGGGGCTGAAGTGGCCGGCACCGCGGACGGGTCCGGGGCTGAAGTGGCCGGcagcacggacgggtccggggctgAAGTGGCCGGCACCGCGGACGGGTCCGGGGCTGAAGTGGCCGGCACCGCGGACGGGTCCGGGGCTGAagtggccggcaccgcgcgggttaaagaagactggCAGTGTA TGAACCCCAGTGCCGTGTTTGCACGACTCCCTGTTTACACtgagcccttggacggagatcagggaCGCTTCCAGCCCTCACATCATCTGTTCCCAAAGGCCTAA